One window of Branchiostoma lanceolatum isolate klBraLanc5 chromosome 6, klBraLanc5.hap2, whole genome shotgun sequence genomic DNA carries:
- the LOC136436851 gene encoding N-acetylglucosamine-1-phosphotransferase subunits alpha/beta-like isoform X1, translating to MMVLGTLCKLVQRQTYTCLSHRYGTMLCFGGLLLLAVSAFQFGEVMLEWSKDQYAAMFSAYHDNIASKSFQDRLCLPVPIDVVYTWVNGTDPKLLEGLRRLKMDMELEINKTKTGPETNQTTDDSSRTRCKLKDCVSVLAVVLVPPLPSTMELPDVRAEFPVFLLARSVEHHTALGDPPINITLIKFSSQVEVDIVLKETIEINGVNISLQQGYLTSDWTVPHSVLLKDTVMVTNLPRQGDLEVKSMLEDKFREKVSTVEVYPEKRVAVMDVPDFNDMDLILKDGDVTNVTIGNDTVRLTAASLAWDLTDDLSFHEDIAPSRFEDNEELRYSLRSIERYAPWVRHVYIVTNGQIPSWLNLDNPRLTIVTHSDLFPNASHLPSYSSPSIEAHLHRIPGLSNKFIYLNDDVMFGAEVWPDDFYTHSQGQKVYLAWPVPNCADGCPSSWIRDNYCDKACNNSECEWDGGDCLGGAGAGPNQMHGGGQDSGAGMMYCNPGCANNWLADRYCDQACNTLQCGFDAGDCGTTNFDKLTKIDLQPDVHLYHLKAGEHLVYFNLSAVFHEGISVTEGKYDDVGVIRAATVAQKFKTLNIVLFPNKNASVLHFNLTGKNKETNDKFHMAFNLTVDTKERPKEASLLNKTGAEGNVSATAASEAEDTHEEDILISFEEVPEEKMHPKVKRDTRPVSIPESLPDVNNMSFIPEDLSAGLKELEGQLDAGELTEKGYKWLAAALWKNFPPEVLRAEAIKELQKKKTSPAAKHSPARRTNTRRSQPPRDDGNPAKDPGIDAKDHGREASKVTVGTKRLKNLVSQQLDSKVLRKNEGKILKVKQDEGEKQDAHEKKILLRQDKVNRPLNEEGVINMDQNMEGGDIVDMVTHPNLEALEKSKGENISISLKKEKSKEDKNEFEEDNPPMRRLLAKDLSGNEAVEADSLLGSFLPWEKQAVFRNLMKEKEKLLTEKLYKSPPHRSRQLADTFADSLRHSNRIFNKAYGFQSRKVPAHMPHMIDVTIMKELQEKLAEEFDETSSHKIRHSKDMQFAFSYFYYLMSEKEPRNVTEIFDSLDTDKSGILSDRELRTMAARLNDLPLALQHLTQLEQILINCSASLPKNLTEPATIPPTQEHYYEPRMPLVTKSLVLHCHGLVKLLNNSYKEKNKFKYEVVSEDQVAFKMIRTNVSQVIAQLDDIRKNPKKFVCLNDNIEHKKKDAQLVKAVIVDFYEAMFPLPSQFELPREYRNRFLHMDELREWRAYRDWLRFLTHVTMGALILFSLWSFCANQITALKRRFWPVLGRRNRTLGRLLRV from the exons ATGATGGTGCTAGGTACGCTGTGTAAGCTGGTCCAGCGACAGACCTACACCTGTCTCTCACATCGCTATGGGACCATGCTGTGCTTCGGTGGACTACTGTTACTCGCAGTGTCAGCATTTCAATTTGGAGAG GTAATGCTAGAGTGGAGTAAAGACCAATATGCAGCCATGTTTAGCGCCTATCATGACAACATTGCGAGCAAGTCGTTCCAGGATCGTCTATGCTTGCCCGTACCCATCGACGTTGTGTATACATGGGTGAACGGGACAGACCCCAAATTACTGGAGGGTCTACGAAGGCTCAAAATGGACATGGAGTTAGAAATAAACAA aaCTAAGACAGGCCCCGAGACTAACCAGACCACAGATGACAGCAGTAGAACCAGGTGTAAGTTAAAAGACTGTGTATCGGTCCTGGCAGTGGTGTTGGTACCACCTCTTCCATCAACGATGGAGTTACCGGACGTCCGTGCGGAGTTCCCAGTCTTCCTGCTGGCCAGGAGTGTGGAGCACCATACGGCACTGGGAGATCCGCCCATCAACATCACACTCATTAAGTTCTCATCTCAAGTCGAAG TCGACATAGTCCTGAAGGAAACAATAGAGATAAATGGGGTGAACATCTCGCTACAACAAGGCTACCTGACCAGTGATTGGACGGTGCCTCACAGCGTGCTACTGAAGGACACAGTCATGGTCACCAACCTCCCACGGCAGGGCGACCTAGAGGTCAAGTCTATGCTAGAGGACAAGTTCAGGGAGAAAGTCTCTACTGTTGAAGTGTACCCGGAAAAGAGGGTGGCAGTCATGGATGTACCAGACTTTAACGATATGGACCTTATTCTTAAG GATGGCGATGTCACTAATGTGACGATCGGAAATGACACAGTAAGATTGACAGCTGCCAGTCTGGCCTGGGATCTCACAGATGATTTGTCCTTCCATGAAGACATCGCACCAAGCAG GTTTGAAGACAATGAAGAGTTGAGGTACTCCTTACGCTCCATCGAGAGGTACGCGCCGTGGGTTCGCCATGTTTACATCGTCACCAACGGTCAAATCCCGTCCTGGCTGAACCTGGACAACCCCAGACTGACCATCGTGACCCACAGTGACCTTTTTCCCAATGCCAGTCACCTCCCTTCCTACAGTTCCCCTTCCATCGAGGCCCACCTGCACAGAATCCCGGGTCTGTCCAACAAGTTTATCTACCTGAATGATGACGTGATGTTTGGTGCAGAGGTGTGGCCTGATGACTTCTACACACACTCACAAGGGCAGAAG gtctACCTTGCCTGGCCAGTCCCCAACTGTGCAGATGGCTGCCCCTCCTCTTGGATTAGGGACAACTATTGTGACAAGGCCTGTAACAATTCAG AATGTGAGTGGGATGGTGGTGACTGCCTTGGAGGAGCCGGTGCTGGACCAAACCAAATGCATGGGGGTGGGCAGGACTCTGGTGCCGGCATGATGTACTGTAACCCTGGCTGTGCCAACAACTGGCTGGCTGACAGATACTGTGACCAG GCCTGCAATACATTGCAATGTGGTTTTGATGCTGGTGACTGTGGGACGACCAACTTTGACAAGCTGACAAAGATCGACCTGCAGCCAGACGTTCACCTGTATCACCTGAAGGCAGGAGAACACCTGGTGTACTTTAACCTGTCAGCTGTGTTCCATGAAG GTATATCTGTGACTGAGGGAAAGTATGATGACGTCGGCGTGATCAGGGCAGCGACTGTTGCACAGAAGTTCAAGACTCTGAACATCGTTCTCTTTCCCAACAAGAATGCCTCCGTTCTACACTTCAACCTCACGg GCAAGAACAAGGAGACTAACGACAAATTCCACATGGCCTTCAACTTGACCGTGGACACCAAAGAGAGGCCCAAGGAAGCGTCGTTGTTGAACAAGACGGGAGCGGAGGGGAACGTTAGCGCCACCGCCGCCAGCGAGGCAGAAGACACACACGAGGAAGACATTCTTATCTCCTTTGAGGAGGTTCCTGAAGAAAAGATGCACCCAAAG GTGAAGAGAGACACTCGACCAGTGTCGATACCAGAGTCTTTGCctgatgttaacaacatgagCTTCATACCGGAGGATCTGAGCGCAGGCCTGAAGGAGTTAGAGGGTCAACTTGATGCAGGAGAACTAACAG AAAAAGGGTACAAATGGCTGGCTGCAGCGCTGTGGAAGAACTTTCCACCTGAAGTGCTGAGAGCAGAAGCGATAAAAGAACTTCAGAAGAAGAAAACCTCACCAGCTGCTAAACACAGCCCAGCAAGGAGGACAAACACAAGGAGAAGTCAACCCCCGAGGGATGATGGGAATCCAGCAAAGGATCCTGGGATAGATGCAAAGGATCATGGTAGAGAGGCTTCCAAGGTCACAGTTGGAACAAAACGACTGAAAAATTTGGTCAGTCAGCAGCTGGATTCAAAGGTTTTGAGGAAAAACGAAGGCAAAATTTTAAAAGTCAAGCAAGATGAAGGAGAAAAACAGGATGCAcatgagaaaaaaatccttttaaGACAGGACAAAGTGAACAGGCCATTGAATGAAGAAGGAGTCATCAATATGGATCAAAACATGGAAGGTGGAGATATTGTAGACATGGTAACACATCCAAATCTTGAAGCTTTAGAGAAAAGTAAGGGAGAAAATATCTCAATCAGCTTGAAGAAAGAGAAAAGTAAGGAGGACAAGAATGAATTTGAAGAGGACAACCCTCCAATGAGAAGACTTTTGGCCAAAGACCTTAGTGGTAACGAAGCAGTAGAGGCCGACTCATTATTAGGAAGCTTCCTTCCATGGGAGAAACAAGCTGTTTTCCGCAACTTGATGAAGGAGAAAGAAAAACTCCTGACAGAAAAACTATACAAATCTCCACCACATAGGTCACGTCAGCTAGCCGATACATTCGCGGATTCGTTGCGTCACAGTAATCGCATTTTCAACAAAGCGTACGGTTTCCAATCAAGGAAGGTGCCGGCACACATGCCCCACATGATTGATGTTACCATCATGAAGGAACTACAAGAGAAACTTGCCGAAGAGTTTGATGAAACCTCCTCTCACAAAATCAGGCACTCGAAGGACATGCAGTTTGCTTTCTCGTATTTCTACTATCTGATGAGCGAGAAAGAGCCAAGGAACGTGACAGAGATATTTGATTCACTCGACACTGACAAATCAG GCATTCTTTCGGACCGAGAGTTGAGAACCATGGCAGCTAGGTTGAACGACCTCCCCCTGGCGCTACAGCACCTGACACAGCTGGAGCAGATCCTCATCAACTGTTCTGCATCTCTGCCCAAAAACCTGACAGAACCTGCCACCATTCCTCCAACACAG GAACACTACTATGAACCCAGAATGCCACTGGTCACCAAGTCCCTCGTCCTGCACTGCCATGGGCTGGTCAAGCTGCTCAACAACAGCTACAAGGAGAAGAACAAGTTTAAGTACGAGGTCGTCAGCGAGGACCAGGTGGCCTTCAAGATGATCCGCACCAACGTTTCGCAGGTCATAGCTCAACTGGACGACATTCGCAAGAACCCAAAGAAGTTCGTCTGCTTGAACGACAACATCGAGCACAAGAAGAAGGACGCACAGTTGGTGAAGGCGGTGATCGTGGACTTCTACGAAGCCATGTTTCCGCTGCCGTCGCAGTTTGAGCTGCCGCGGGAATACAGGAACAGGTTCTTGCACATGGACGAGCTACGGGAGTGGCGCGCGTACAGAGACTGGTTACGCTTCCTGACGCACGTCACCATGGGCGCACTCATCCTGTTCTCCTTGTGGTCGTTCTGTGCCAATCAG ATAACAGCACTGAAGAGAAGATTCTGGCCAGTTTTGGGGAGAAGAAACAGAACACTTGGACGGTTACTCAGGGTGTAG
- the LOC136436851 gene encoding N-acetylglucosamine-1-phosphotransferase subunits alpha/beta-like isoform X2, with amino-acid sequence MMVLGTLCKLVQRQTYTCLSHRYGTMLCFGGLLLLAVSAFQFGEVMLEWSKDQYAAMFSAYHDNIASKSFQDRLCLPVPIDVVYTWVNGTDPKLLEGLRRLKMDMELEINKTKTGPETNQTTDDSSRTRCKLKDCVSVLAVVLVPPLPSTMELPDVRAEFPVFLLARSVEHHTALGDPPINITLIKFSSQVEVDIVLKETIEINGVNISLQQGYLTSDWTVPHSVLLKDTVMVTNLPRQGDLEVKSMLEDKFREKVSTVEVYPEKRVAVMDVPDFNDMDLILKDGDVTNVTIGNDTVRLTAASLAWDLTDDLSFHEDIAPSRFEDNEELRYSLRSIERYAPWVRHVYIVTNGQIPSWLNLDNPRLTIVTHSDLFPNASHLPSYSSPSIEAHLHRIPGLSNKFIYLNDDVMFGAEVWPDDFYTHSQGQKVYLAWPVPNCADGCPSSWIRDNYCDKACNNSECEWDGGDCLGGAGAGPNQMHGGGQDSGAGMMYCNPGCANNWLADRYCDQACNTLQCGFDAGDCGTTNFDKLTKIDLQPDVHLYHLKAGEHLVYFNLSAVFHEGISVTEGKYDDVGVIRAATVAQKFKTLNIVLFPNKNASVLHFNLTGKNKETNDKFHMAFNLTVDTKERPKEASLLNKTGAEGNVSATAASEAEDTHEEDILISFEEVPEEKMHPKVKRDTRPVSIPESLPDVNNMSFIPEDLSAGLKELEGQLDAGELTEKGYKWLAAALWKNFPPEVLRAEAIKELQKKKTSPAAKHSPARRTNTRRSQPPRDDGNPAKDPGIDAKDHGREASKVTVGTKRLKNLVSQQLDSKVLRKNEGKILKVKQDEGEKQDAHEKKILLRQDKVNRPLNEEGVINMDQNMEGGDIVDMVTHPNLEALEKSKGENISISLKKEKSKEDKNEFEEDNPPMRRLLAKDLSGNEAVEADSLLGSFLPWEKQAVFRNLMKEKEKLLTEKLYKSPPHRSRQLADTFADSLRHSNRIFNKAYGFQSRKVPAHMPHMIDVTIMKELQEKLAEEFDETSSHKIRHSKDMQFAFSYFYYLMSEKEPRNVTEIFDSLDTDKSGILSDRELRTMAARLNDLPLALQHLTQLEQILINCSASLPKNLTEPATIPPTQEHYYEPRMPLVTKSLVLHCHGLVKLLNNSYKEKNKFKYEVVSEDQVAFKMIRTNVSQVIAQLDDIRKNPKKFVCLNDNIEHKKKDAQLVKAVIVDFYEAMFPLPSQFELPREYRNRFLHMDELREWRAYRDWLRFLTHVTMGALILFSLWSFCANQGYRMLLSLLRLL; translated from the exons ATGATGGTGCTAGGTACGCTGTGTAAGCTGGTCCAGCGACAGACCTACACCTGTCTCTCACATCGCTATGGGACCATGCTGTGCTTCGGTGGACTACTGTTACTCGCAGTGTCAGCATTTCAATTTGGAGAG GTAATGCTAGAGTGGAGTAAAGACCAATATGCAGCCATGTTTAGCGCCTATCATGACAACATTGCGAGCAAGTCGTTCCAGGATCGTCTATGCTTGCCCGTACCCATCGACGTTGTGTATACATGGGTGAACGGGACAGACCCCAAATTACTGGAGGGTCTACGAAGGCTCAAAATGGACATGGAGTTAGAAATAAACAA aaCTAAGACAGGCCCCGAGACTAACCAGACCACAGATGACAGCAGTAGAACCAGGTGTAAGTTAAAAGACTGTGTATCGGTCCTGGCAGTGGTGTTGGTACCACCTCTTCCATCAACGATGGAGTTACCGGACGTCCGTGCGGAGTTCCCAGTCTTCCTGCTGGCCAGGAGTGTGGAGCACCATACGGCACTGGGAGATCCGCCCATCAACATCACACTCATTAAGTTCTCATCTCAAGTCGAAG TCGACATAGTCCTGAAGGAAACAATAGAGATAAATGGGGTGAACATCTCGCTACAACAAGGCTACCTGACCAGTGATTGGACGGTGCCTCACAGCGTGCTACTGAAGGACACAGTCATGGTCACCAACCTCCCACGGCAGGGCGACCTAGAGGTCAAGTCTATGCTAGAGGACAAGTTCAGGGAGAAAGTCTCTACTGTTGAAGTGTACCCGGAAAAGAGGGTGGCAGTCATGGATGTACCAGACTTTAACGATATGGACCTTATTCTTAAG GATGGCGATGTCACTAATGTGACGATCGGAAATGACACAGTAAGATTGACAGCTGCCAGTCTGGCCTGGGATCTCACAGATGATTTGTCCTTCCATGAAGACATCGCACCAAGCAG GTTTGAAGACAATGAAGAGTTGAGGTACTCCTTACGCTCCATCGAGAGGTACGCGCCGTGGGTTCGCCATGTTTACATCGTCACCAACGGTCAAATCCCGTCCTGGCTGAACCTGGACAACCCCAGACTGACCATCGTGACCCACAGTGACCTTTTTCCCAATGCCAGTCACCTCCCTTCCTACAGTTCCCCTTCCATCGAGGCCCACCTGCACAGAATCCCGGGTCTGTCCAACAAGTTTATCTACCTGAATGATGACGTGATGTTTGGTGCAGAGGTGTGGCCTGATGACTTCTACACACACTCACAAGGGCAGAAG gtctACCTTGCCTGGCCAGTCCCCAACTGTGCAGATGGCTGCCCCTCCTCTTGGATTAGGGACAACTATTGTGACAAGGCCTGTAACAATTCAG AATGTGAGTGGGATGGTGGTGACTGCCTTGGAGGAGCCGGTGCTGGACCAAACCAAATGCATGGGGGTGGGCAGGACTCTGGTGCCGGCATGATGTACTGTAACCCTGGCTGTGCCAACAACTGGCTGGCTGACAGATACTGTGACCAG GCCTGCAATACATTGCAATGTGGTTTTGATGCTGGTGACTGTGGGACGACCAACTTTGACAAGCTGACAAAGATCGACCTGCAGCCAGACGTTCACCTGTATCACCTGAAGGCAGGAGAACACCTGGTGTACTTTAACCTGTCAGCTGTGTTCCATGAAG GTATATCTGTGACTGAGGGAAAGTATGATGACGTCGGCGTGATCAGGGCAGCGACTGTTGCACAGAAGTTCAAGACTCTGAACATCGTTCTCTTTCCCAACAAGAATGCCTCCGTTCTACACTTCAACCTCACGg GCAAGAACAAGGAGACTAACGACAAATTCCACATGGCCTTCAACTTGACCGTGGACACCAAAGAGAGGCCCAAGGAAGCGTCGTTGTTGAACAAGACGGGAGCGGAGGGGAACGTTAGCGCCACCGCCGCCAGCGAGGCAGAAGACACACACGAGGAAGACATTCTTATCTCCTTTGAGGAGGTTCCTGAAGAAAAGATGCACCCAAAG GTGAAGAGAGACACTCGACCAGTGTCGATACCAGAGTCTTTGCctgatgttaacaacatgagCTTCATACCGGAGGATCTGAGCGCAGGCCTGAAGGAGTTAGAGGGTCAACTTGATGCAGGAGAACTAACAG AAAAAGGGTACAAATGGCTGGCTGCAGCGCTGTGGAAGAACTTTCCACCTGAAGTGCTGAGAGCAGAAGCGATAAAAGAACTTCAGAAGAAGAAAACCTCACCAGCTGCTAAACACAGCCCAGCAAGGAGGACAAACACAAGGAGAAGTCAACCCCCGAGGGATGATGGGAATCCAGCAAAGGATCCTGGGATAGATGCAAAGGATCATGGTAGAGAGGCTTCCAAGGTCACAGTTGGAACAAAACGACTGAAAAATTTGGTCAGTCAGCAGCTGGATTCAAAGGTTTTGAGGAAAAACGAAGGCAAAATTTTAAAAGTCAAGCAAGATGAAGGAGAAAAACAGGATGCAcatgagaaaaaaatccttttaaGACAGGACAAAGTGAACAGGCCATTGAATGAAGAAGGAGTCATCAATATGGATCAAAACATGGAAGGTGGAGATATTGTAGACATGGTAACACATCCAAATCTTGAAGCTTTAGAGAAAAGTAAGGGAGAAAATATCTCAATCAGCTTGAAGAAAGAGAAAAGTAAGGAGGACAAGAATGAATTTGAAGAGGACAACCCTCCAATGAGAAGACTTTTGGCCAAAGACCTTAGTGGTAACGAAGCAGTAGAGGCCGACTCATTATTAGGAAGCTTCCTTCCATGGGAGAAACAAGCTGTTTTCCGCAACTTGATGAAGGAGAAAGAAAAACTCCTGACAGAAAAACTATACAAATCTCCACCACATAGGTCACGTCAGCTAGCCGATACATTCGCGGATTCGTTGCGTCACAGTAATCGCATTTTCAACAAAGCGTACGGTTTCCAATCAAGGAAGGTGCCGGCACACATGCCCCACATGATTGATGTTACCATCATGAAGGAACTACAAGAGAAACTTGCCGAAGAGTTTGATGAAACCTCCTCTCACAAAATCAGGCACTCGAAGGACATGCAGTTTGCTTTCTCGTATTTCTACTATCTGATGAGCGAGAAAGAGCCAAGGAACGTGACAGAGATATTTGATTCACTCGACACTGACAAATCAG GCATTCTTTCGGACCGAGAGTTGAGAACCATGGCAGCTAGGTTGAACGACCTCCCCCTGGCGCTACAGCACCTGACACAGCTGGAGCAGATCCTCATCAACTGTTCTGCATCTCTGCCCAAAAACCTGACAGAACCTGCCACCATTCCTCCAACACAG GAACACTACTATGAACCCAGAATGCCACTGGTCACCAAGTCCCTCGTCCTGCACTGCCATGGGCTGGTCAAGCTGCTCAACAACAGCTACAAGGAGAAGAACAAGTTTAAGTACGAGGTCGTCAGCGAGGACCAGGTGGCCTTCAAGATGATCCGCACCAACGTTTCGCAGGTCATAGCTCAACTGGACGACATTCGCAAGAACCCAAAGAAGTTCGTCTGCTTGAACGACAACATCGAGCACAAGAAGAAGGACGCACAGTTGGTGAAGGCGGTGATCGTGGACTTCTACGAAGCCATGTTTCCGCTGCCGTCGCAGTTTGAGCTGCCGCGGGAATACAGGAACAGGTTCTTGCACATGGACGAGCTACGGGAGTGGCGCGCGTACAGAGACTGGTTACGCTTCCTGACGCACGTCACCATGGGCGCACTCATCCTGTTCTCCTTGTGGTCGTTCTGTGCCAATCAG GGCTATCGGATGCTTCTGTCCCTTTTACGGTTACT ATAA